The Winogradskyella schleiferi genome has a window encoding:
- a CDS encoding IS110 family RNA-guided transposase, whose product MNKDIKYFGIDISHLVFDVTDSDGNYHQFKNKLSGFKKFAKLLNSNSHCVKEATGYNHYQLAYYLLENGINVSVENPLSVKRFIQMRLSKIKTDKSDSKLICAYAEQVELKLRKGNSKNEIECLQIVRTLSVYTKQSTMLKNKIHGEAVLGNPSKIVVTSLKRSLRQLTKEIKTLEEMLLVLVKQSHQDLFTRLKTIPGIGPKTAIMLVFLTGGFDRFTSASELCSYAGLTPVISQSGSSVKGRPRISKIGNQKLRNLLFMCSFNACKYNKACRDLYERIVAKGKSKKLALIAVCNKLLKQAFAIAKSGLIYDAEYKSTLVKN is encoded by the coding sequence ATGAATAAAGATATTAAATATTTTGGGATTGACATCAGTCATTTGGTTTTTGATGTTACAGACTCTGATGGTAATTATCATCAGTTCAAGAACAAATTATCGGGCTTTAAGAAGTTTGCAAAACTCTTGAATTCGAACAGCCATTGTGTGAAGGAAGCTACAGGTTATAACCATTATCAGTTAGCATACTATTTACTCGAAAATGGTATAAATGTATCTGTAGAAAATCCATTGTCTGTAAAACGATTTATCCAGATGAGGCTGTCCAAGATCAAAACGGACAAGAGCGATTCCAAACTTATATGTGCTTATGCTGAGCAAGTAGAATTAAAGCTTCGGAAAGGCAATTCCAAGAATGAGATAGAATGTCTCCAAATCGTCAGAACCCTTTCTGTGTATACAAAACAAAGTACTATGCTAAAAAACAAAATACACGGTGAAGCTGTTTTGGGCAATCCAAGTAAGATTGTTGTAACGTCTTTAAAACGTAGCTTAAGGCAACTGACAAAAGAGATAAAAACCTTAGAGGAAATGCTTTTGGTTTTAGTAAAACAATCGCATCAGGATCTGTTTACACGTTTAAAGACCATTCCAGGTATTGGGCCAAAAACAGCTATTATGTTGGTGTTTTTAACAGGAGGTTTTGATCGTTTTACAAGCGCAAGTGAGCTGTGCAGTTACGCAGGTCTGACTCCAGTAATTAGCCAAAGCGGAAGTAGTGTAAAAGGCCGACCGAGGATAAGTAAAATAGGAAACCAGAAACTGAGAAATTTATTATTTATGTGCAGTTTTAATGCATGTAAATACAACAAGGCTTGCCGAGATCTTTACGAGCGAATTGTGGCCAAAGGAAAGAGCAAAAAATTAGCATTAATCGCAGTGTGTAATAAATTACTAAAACAGGCCTTTGCAATCGCAAAATCAGGCTTGATATATGATGCAGAATATAAAAGTACTTTAGTGAAAAATTAA
- the ychF gene encoding redox-regulated ATPase YchF produces the protein MKAGIVGLPNVGKSTLFNCLSNAKAQSANFPFCTIEPNIGVVNVPDPRLQKLEELVKPERVMPATVEIVDIAGLVKGASKGEGLGNQFLANIRETDAILHVLRCFDNENIVHVDGSINPIRDKETIDMELQLKDLETTEKKLDKVKRAAKTGNKEAQKEEAILLKIKENLEAGISVRALEFSEEDYEDYVKPSQFITDKPVMYVCNVDEGAATTGNDYVEKVRDAVKDENAEVLVLAVGTEADINELDDYEERQMFLADIGLEEPGSAKLIRSAYKLLNQQTYFTAGVKEVRAWTVNVGATGPQAAGVIHTDFEKGFIRAEVIAYDDYVQYGSEAKVKEAGKMRVEGKNYVVKDGDVMHFLFNV, from the coding sequence ATGAAAGCAGGAATCGTAGGATTACCAAACGTAGGAAAGTCAACCTTATTTAACTGTTTATCCAATGCTAAAGCGCAAAGTGCCAACTTTCCGTTTTGTACTATAGAACCTAATATTGGAGTGGTCAATGTACCAGATCCAAGATTGCAGAAATTAGAGGAATTGGTAAAACCAGAACGTGTGATGCCAGCAACGGTAGAGATTGTGGATATTGCAGGTTTGGTAAAAGGCGCTTCTAAAGGTGAAGGTTTAGGAAATCAATTCTTGGCTAATATTAGGGAAACCGATGCTATTTTGCATGTGTTGCGTTGTTTTGATAATGAGAACATTGTACATGTTGATGGTTCTATAAACCCTATTAGAGATAAGGAAACTATTGATATGGAATTGCAGCTTAAAGATTTGGAAACGACTGAAAAGAAGTTAGACAAAGTTAAGCGTGCTGCCAAAACCGGTAATAAGGAAGCACAGAAAGAGGAAGCCATTCTTTTAAAAATAAAAGAAAACTTAGAGGCAGGGATTTCGGTAAGAGCTTTGGAATTTTCAGAAGAAGATTATGAAGATTATGTAAAACCATCGCAGTTTATTACGGACAAACCAGTTATGTATGTTTGTAATGTCGATGAAGGTGCGGCAACAACTGGAAATGACTATGTAGAAAAAGTGCGTGACGCTGTTAAAGACGAAAACGCAGAAGTGTTGGTTTTGGCAGTTGGTACAGAAGCCGATATCAATGAATTGGATGATTACGAAGAGCGCCAAATGTTCTTGGCAGATATTGGATTGGAGGAACCAGGCTCGGCAAAATTAATCAGATCAGCTTATAAGTTATTAAACCAACAAACCTATTTTACCGCAGGCGTTAAAGAAGTAAGAGCATGGACAGTAAATGTTGGTGCCACAGGACCTCAAGCGGCAGGCGTAATTCATACTGATTTTGAAAAAGGATTTATTAGAGCAGAGGTTATTGCTTACGATGATTACGTGCAATATGGAAGCGAAGCCAAAGTAAAAGAAGCTGGAAAAATGCGAGTAGAAGGGAAGAACTATGTAGTTAAGGATGGTGATGTGATGCATTTCTTGTTTAATGTGTAA
- a CDS encoding SRPBCC family protein yields MPKIVIKTLIKADIKTCFDLARNIDFHQASLIHSKEKAIAGKTSGLIGLNETVTWEATHFGIKQKLTSKITEFESPTYFVDEMVSGAFKSFKHEHIFKNQNDQTLMVDIFHFQSPFGILGRFVNFLFLERYMKKLLTVRNDYLRLKAEEITTLEHRNS; encoded by the coding sequence ATGCCAAAAATCGTAATCAAAACCCTAATCAAGGCAGATATAAAAACCTGTTTTGATTTAGCACGTAATATCGATTTCCACCAAGCGTCTTTAATTCATTCTAAAGAAAAAGCTATTGCAGGTAAAACGTCAGGATTAATAGGACTGAATGAAACGGTGACTTGGGAAGCGACTCATTTTGGTATTAAGCAAAAACTTACCTCAAAGATTACTGAATTTGAATCTCCAACTTATTTTGTTGACGAAATGGTATCAGGTGCGTTCAAGTCATTTAAGCATGAACATATTTTTAAGAATCAGAATGATCAAACCTTAATGGTTGATATATTTCATTTTCAGTCGCCTTTTGGAATTTTGGGACGATTCGTAAATTTTCTTTTTCTTGAACGGTACATGAAAAAGTTACTGACCGTAAGAAACGACTACTTACGACTTAAAGCTGAGGAAATCACCACACTTGAACATCGTAATTCCTAA
- a CDS encoding DMT family transporter, giving the protein MKSKPTFVYGILIGILGIVLFSSKAVMVKLAYRYEIDAISILLLRMLFAFPFYIAIAYFYRNEEKDTTQPKDYLWLVFFGFVGYYLASYFDFVGLTFIKASLERIILFIYPTIVLVFNKWFLKKPITAVQKLAILITYIGILITFGSEVSISGNKAFLGGFFVLLSAITYASYLVGSGWLIPKFGVMRFTAYAMLVSCVCVFIHFGMVAKNDIFNFPWQVYMLGLAIAVFATVIPSFLVSMSIKLINSSNFAVIAGIGPISTIVLAVIFLNESLTMLQVLGTLIVISGILLVSKSKKQ; this is encoded by the coding sequence ATGAAATCGAAGCCAACGTTCGTTTACGGGATTTTAATAGGCATTTTAGGCATTGTCTTATTTTCTTCAAAAGCCGTAATGGTAAAATTAGCGTATCGCTACGAAATTGATGCAATTAGTATTTTGTTGTTAAGAATGTTGTTTGCGTTTCCATTTTATATAGCCATAGCTTATTTCTACAGAAACGAAGAGAAAGACACAACGCAACCTAAGGATTATCTATGGTTGGTGTTTTTTGGGTTCGTTGGTTATTATTTGGCGAGCTATTTTGATTTTGTGGGTTTAACATTTATCAAAGCGAGTTTAGAACGCATTATTCTTTTTATTTATCCAACCATTGTGTTAGTGTTCAATAAATGGTTTCTTAAAAAACCGATAACTGCCGTACAGAAATTAGCTATATTGATAACCTACATTGGAATTCTTATCACATTTGGTAGTGAAGTGTCAATCTCTGGTAATAAAGCATTTTTAGGCGGCTTTTTTGTGTTGCTTAGTGCTATAACTTATGCCTCGTACTTAGTGGGAAGCGGCTGGTTAATTCCTAAATTCGGCGTCATGCGATTTACAGCTTATGCCATGTTGGTATCTTGTGTCTGCGTATTTATTCATTTCGGAATGGTTGCAAAAAACGATATTTTCAATTTTCCTTGGCAGGTTTATATGTTAGGCTTGGCCATTGCGGTTTTTGCTACTGTAATTCCTTCATTTTTGGTGTCAATGTCCATCAAATTAATCAATTCTTCAAATTTCGCCGTTATAGCAGGTATTGGTCCGATTTCTACCATTGTTCTGGCAGTAATTTTTTTAAATGAAAGTCTTACGATGCTTCAGGTTTTAGGAACTTTAATTGTTATTTCAGGAATTCTATTGGTTTCAAAAAGTAAGAAACAATAG
- a CDS encoding phosphatase PAP2 family protein, translating into MKIIIASLFITLLNLPSLAQQKSTSPYEWKWKRDGIWTAAGLGASYYGLSLIRNKDDLTPAELQSVMEKQDDINFIDRWVAGNNSDNARSISDIPFALSFAAPFALLFDDEVNDHTAQVLGIYLESMATTGALYTITAGLANRSRPYVYNTENSDFRRLSKNGQRSFYSGHVAATATATFFSAKAFQDFNPDSAGIPYVWAGAAILPAAVGYLRLQAGEHFLTDVLLGYGLGALAGYYIPELHKRKDEMNLGLTPVMGRTRFGDTYQALSLNYTF; encoded by the coding sequence ATGAAAATTATAATTGCCTCTCTTTTTATAACTTTATTGAACCTACCGAGTTTAGCACAGCAAAAATCCACATCGCCATACGAGTGGAAATGGAAACGCGATGGTATTTGGACAGCAGCTGGATTAGGAGCCAGTTACTATGGACTATCCCTTATTAGAAACAAAGACGATCTTACTCCAGCCGAATTGCAAAGCGTGATGGAAAAACAAGATGATATTAATTTTATAGACCGTTGGGTCGCAGGAAATAATTCAGACAATGCAAGAAGCATAAGTGATATTCCTTTTGCACTATCTTTTGCAGCCCCTTTTGCACTTTTATTCGATGATGAAGTGAATGACCATACGGCTCAAGTTCTCGGCATTTATCTAGAAAGTATGGCGACAACTGGTGCATTGTATACTATAACAGCAGGATTGGCCAATAGATCCAGACCTTATGTTTATAATACTGAAAACTCAGACTTTAGGAGACTTTCCAAAAATGGGCAACGTTCTTTTTATTCAGGTCATGTGGCTGCAACGGCAACAGCAACATTTTTTTCGGCGAAGGCATTTCAAGATTTTAATCCGGATTCTGCTGGCATTCCTTATGTTTGGGCAGGCGCTGCTATTTTGCCAGCAGCCGTTGGTTATTTAAGACTACAAGCTGGAGAACACTTTTTAACTGATGTACTCTTGGGCTATGGGTTAGGTGCTCTGGCTGGTTATTACATTCCTGAATTACATAAGCGAAAAGATGAGATGAATTTAGGACTGACTCCTGTTATGGGCAGAACACGTTTTGGAGACACTTACCAAGCGCTAAGTTTGAATTATACGTTTTAA
- a CDS encoding DNA topoisomerase IV subunit B produces the protein MSEQSNYTEDNIRSLDWKEHIRMRPGMYIGKLGDGSSPDDGIYILLKEVLDNSIDEYVMGAGKTIEISVHGERVIVRDYGRGIPLGKVVDVVSKMNTGGKYDSKAFKKSVGLNGVGTKAVNALSSYFRVESTRDNKSASAEFEQGNLTNEELLDDTSRRKGTKVSFVPDEVIFKNYKYRNEYIVKMLKNYVYLNPGLTIVFNGEKYFSENGLKDLLSENINESDMLYPIIHLKGDDIEVAITHSKTQYSEEYHSFVNGQNTTQGGTHLAAFRESLVKTIREFYGKNYDASDVRKSVVSAIAIKVMEPVFESQTKTKLGSTDMGGDLPTVRTYINDFVKKYLDNFLHKNPDTAEKIQRKILQAERERKELSGIRKLAKDRAKKASLHNKKLRDCRVHFGDTKNERYLDTTLFITEGDSASGSITKSRDVNTQAVFSLKGKPLNCYGLSKKIVYENEEFNLLQAALNIEESLEDLRYNNVVIATDADVDGMHIRLLLITFFLQFFPEVIKEGHLYILQTPLFRVRNKKETIYCYSEEERREALEKLKPKPEITRFKGLGEISPDEFVHFIGEDMRLDPVMLDKDMSIEELLSFYMGKNTPTRQEFIIDNLKVELDVVEESI, from the coding sequence ATGTCAGAACAGTCTAACTATACCGAAGATAATATACGTTCACTCGATTGGAAAGAACACATCCGAATGCGACCAGGAATGTATATCGGGAAATTAGGTGATGGATCTTCTCCAGATGATGGCATTTATATTCTTTTAAAAGAAGTTCTGGATAACTCTATTGATGAATACGTCATGGGAGCTGGCAAGACCATTGAAATCTCTGTACATGGCGAACGGGTTATTGTTCGGGATTACGGTCGTGGAATTCCTCTGGGAAAAGTGGTCGATGTCGTATCCAAGATGAATACAGGCGGAAAGTACGACTCCAAAGCCTTTAAAAAATCGGTAGGTTTAAATGGTGTGGGTACAAAGGCAGTCAATGCCTTGTCCTCGTATTTTAGAGTGGAATCTACAAGAGATAATAAATCGGCTTCAGCTGAATTTGAACAAGGAAATCTTACCAATGAAGAGTTATTGGATGACACATCTCGACGAAAAGGAACCAAGGTGTCTTTTGTTCCAGATGAAGTCATTTTCAAAAATTATAAGTATAGAAACGAATACATCGTTAAAATGCTTAAAAATTATGTCTATTTAAATCCAGGATTAACCATAGTTTTTAATGGCGAAAAATATTTTAGTGAAAATGGTTTAAAGGATTTATTATCTGAAAATATCAATGAATCCGATATGCTGTATCCCATTATACATCTTAAAGGTGATGATATTGAAGTTGCCATTACGCATAGTAAAACACAATATAGCGAAGAATACCATTCCTTTGTCAATGGTCAAAACACCACTCAGGGCGGAACGCATTTAGCCGCTTTCAGGGAATCTTTGGTTAAGACGATTCGGGAATTTTATGGTAAAAACTATGATGCTTCTGATGTAAGAAAATCGGTCGTTTCTGCCATTGCCATCAAAGTTATGGAACCTGTCTTTGAAAGTCAGACCAAAACCAAATTAGGTTCAACGGATATGGGAGGCGATTTGCCGACGGTAAGAACTTATATTAATGATTTTGTAAAAAAATATCTTGACAATTTTTTACATAAAAATCCAGATACAGCAGAAAAAATCCAACGGAAAATTCTTCAAGCCGAACGTGAACGTAAAGAATTATCAGGCATACGAAAATTAGCAAAAGACAGAGCCAAGAAAGCCAGTCTTCACAATAAGAAACTGCGCGACTGCCGAGTGCATTTTGGCGATACTAAAAATGAACGTTACTTAGATACTACTTTGTTTATTACTGAGGGAGATTCAGCTTCCGGTAGTATCACAAAGTCTCGGGATGTCAATACACAAGCTGTTTTTAGTTTAAAAGGAAAGCCTTTGAATTGTTATGGTTTAAGTAAAAAGATTGTTTATGAAAATGAAGAATTCAATCTGCTTCAAGCCGCTTTAAATATTGAAGAATCCCTTGAAGATTTACGATATAACAATGTCGTTATTGCCACAGATGCTGATGTTGATGGTATGCATATTCGATTATTGTTGATTACATTTTTTCTACAATTCTTTCCGGAGGTGATTAAAGAAGGGCATTTATATATTCTGCAGACACCTTTATTTAGGGTCCGAAATAAAAAGGAGACCATTTATTGTTATTCTGAAGAGGAACGCAGAGAGGCTTTGGAAAAACTAAAGCCAAAACCCGAAATTACCCGATTCAAAGGTTTAGGTGAGATTTCGCCTGATGAATTTGTGCATTTTATTGGGGAAGATATGCGTTTGGATCCTGTGATGTTAGATAAGGACATGTCCATTGAGGAGTTATTGTCTTTCTATATGGGAAAAAATACACCGACACGTCAAGAGTTTATTATTGACAATCTTAAAGTTGAATTAGATGTGGTTGAAGAATCCATATGA
- a CDS encoding DNA gyrase/topoisomerase IV subunit A: MAEEHEELLNEDSGNQETITKVTGMYKEWFLDYASYVILERAVPAIEDGFKPVQRRIMHSIKDLDDGRYNKVANIVGHTMQYHPHGDASIADAMVQIGQKDLLIDTQGNWGNILTGDRAAASRYIEARLSKFALDVVYNPKITEWQASYDGRRKEPINLPVMFPLLLAQGGEGIAVGLSTKILPHNFIELIDASVKHLKGKRFTILPDFPTAGIADFTNYNDGMRGGKVRVRAKIAQQDKNTLAITEIPFGTTTSSLIDSILKANDKGKIKIKKIEDNTAAEVEILIHLPSGLSPDKTIDALYAFTNCETSISPLGCVIEDNKPYFVGVTEMLRRSTDNTVQLLKQELEIRLGEFHEQWHFASLERIFIEKRIYRDIEEEETWEGVINAIDKGLQPHITHLKRAITVEDITRLTEIRIKRISKFDIDKAQQKIDALEDQIAEVKHHLAHLIDYAIAYFERLKIEYGEGKERKTEIRIFEDVDATKVVIRNTKLYVNRAEGFVGTSLKRDEYVCDCSDIDDIIVFTKEGKMMVSKVDSKIFVGKNIIHVAVFKKKDKRTIYNMIYRDGKKGPSYVKRFAVTSMTRDREYDLANGNKGSEVWYFSANPNGEAEVVTIMLRQVGSIKKLKWDLDFSDILIKGRSSKGNRVTKHAIKRVELKEKGVSTLKPRKIWFDDAVQRLNVDERGELIGEFRGEDRLLIINQSGMAKTIIPELTTHFDSDMIVLEKWIPKKPISAIYYDGEKERYYVKRFLIEQEGKEEYFISDHADSQLEIVSTDWRPMAEVEFKKERGKDRKDNMEVNLEEFISVKGINALGNQLTKEKINQVSLLASLPYEAPEEIHADDLEVVDEETVKNSNEKDSDSEKKTPTKASENKSDDDDLDIDDKGQVTLF, translated from the coding sequence ATGGCAGAAGAACATGAGGAGTTGTTAAATGAAGATAGTGGTAATCAGGAAACGATAACCAAGGTTACCGGAATGTACAAAGAATGGTTCTTGGATTACGCCTCTTATGTAATCTTGGAACGTGCTGTACCAGCCATTGAAGACGGTTTTAAACCTGTGCAACGTCGGATTATGCATTCCATAAAAGATTTGGATGATGGACGCTACAATAAAGTAGCAAACATTGTTGGTCACACTATGCAATATCATCCGCATGGTGATGCAAGTATTGCAGATGCGATGGTTCAAATCGGTCAGAAAGATTTGTTGATAGATACCCAAGGAAACTGGGGAAATATATTAACAGGCGATCGTGCTGCTGCATCGCGTTATATTGAAGCACGACTTTCAAAATTTGCTTTAGATGTTGTTTATAATCCAAAAATTACGGAATGGCAAGCATCTTATGATGGCAGGCGAAAAGAACCTATAAATTTACCAGTGATGTTTCCTTTGCTTTTGGCACAAGGCGGCGAAGGAATTGCTGTTGGTTTATCCACAAAAATATTACCTCATAATTTTATTGAACTAATTGACGCTTCCGTAAAACACCTTAAAGGGAAGCGTTTTACAATTTTACCGGATTTCCCAACCGCTGGAATAGCAGACTTTACCAACTATAATGATGGCATGCGCGGCGGAAAGGTTAGGGTTCGTGCAAAAATTGCGCAACAAGATAAAAACACCTTGGCAATTACTGAAATTCCTTTTGGAACAACGACGTCTTCACTTATAGATTCGATCTTAAAGGCAAATGATAAAGGTAAAATTAAGATCAAGAAAATTGAAGATAATACAGCTGCTGAAGTTGAGATTTTAATTCATTTACCTTCAGGATTATCGCCAGACAAAACCATTGATGCACTTTACGCATTTACCAATTGTGAAACCTCCATTTCGCCACTAGGTTGTGTTATTGAAGACAACAAGCCATATTTTGTTGGTGTTACAGAGATGTTACGTCGTTCCACCGATAATACAGTTCAGCTTTTAAAGCAAGAATTGGAAATAAGATTGGGAGAATTTCACGAACAATGGCATTTTGCATCCTTGGAACGTATCTTCATTGAAAAACGCATCTATCGCGATATTGAGGAAGAAGAAACTTGGGAAGGTGTGATCAATGCTATTGACAAAGGGCTTCAACCACATATCACACATTTGAAACGCGCCATTACAGTTGAAGACATTACACGTTTGACAGAAATTAGAATTAAGCGTATTTCCAAATTCGATATTGATAAAGCACAACAAAAAATAGATGCTTTAGAAGATCAAATTGCTGAAGTAAAACATCACTTAGCGCATCTAATCGACTATGCTATAGCGTATTTTGAAAGACTTAAAATAGAATACGGAGAAGGTAAGGAGCGCAAAACTGAAATACGAATTTTTGAAGATGTTGATGCTACAAAAGTGGTCATTAGAAACACGAAGCTTTACGTTAACAGAGCTGAAGGTTTTGTGGGCACATCTTTAAAACGTGATGAATACGTTTGTGATTGTAGTGATATCGATGACATCATTGTATTTACAAAAGAAGGTAAAATGATGGTTTCTAAAGTGGATTCTAAAATCTTTGTTGGGAAAAATATTATCCATGTCGCTGTATTTAAGAAAAAAGATAAGCGTACCATTTATAACATGATTTATCGCGACGGTAAAAAAGGACCATCATATGTAAAACGTTTTGCAGTAACCAGTATGACTAGGGATCGTGAATATGATTTAGCCAATGGAAACAAAGGTTCTGAGGTTTGGTATTTTTCGGCCAATCCAAATGGAGAGGCTGAAGTCGTTACTATTATGTTGCGCCAGGTAGGTAGTATCAAAAAATTAAAGTGGGATCTGGACTTTTCAGATATTCTTATAAAAGGGAGGTCTTCAAAAGGTAATCGTGTTACTAAGCATGCCATTAAACGTGTGGAGTTAAAAGAAAAAGGAGTTTCAACCTTAAAGCCTCGGAAAATTTGGTTCGATGATGCTGTTCAGCGACTTAATGTTGATGAAAGAGGTGAGTTGATAGGTGAGTTTAGAGGCGAAGACAGGCTTCTTATTATTAATCAATCTGGAATGGCAAAAACCATTATTCCAGAATTGACCACCCATTTTGACAGTGATATGATTGTCTTGGAAAAATGGATTCCTAAAAAACCTATTTCTGCCATCTATTACGATGGCGAAAAAGAGCGTTACTACGTCAAGCGTTTTTTAATAGAACAAGAAGGTAAAGAAGAGTATTTTATCTCGGACCATGCCGATTCGCAATTGGAAATTGTTTCTACAGATTGGCGACCAATGGCAGAGGTTGAATTCAAAAAAGAACGAGGTAAGGATCGTAAAGATAATATGGAAGTTAATCTTGAAGAATTCATTTCAGTAAAAGGGATTAATGCGCTTGGAAATCAATTGACTAAAGAAAAAATTAATCAAGTAAGTTTGTTGGCTTCCTTACCTTATGAAGCACCCGAAGAAATACACGCTGATGATTTAGAAGTAGTGGATGAAGAAACAGTTAAAAATTCAAATGAAAAGGATTCAGATTCTGAAAAAAAAACGCCAACTAAAGCTTCTGAAAATAAAAGCGATGATGATGATTTAGATATTGATGATAAAGGTCAAGTCACCTTATTTTAA
- a CDS encoding MBOAT family O-acyltransferase, translating into MLFNSIDFAVFLPVVFILYWFFCQKNLKLQNLLIVVASYVFYGWWDWRFLSLIIFSTIVDYSIGVALSKGGSHKKRKLLLWVSILVNLGFLGFFKYYNFFLDNLITAFTFFGTELQASSLKIILPVGISFYTFQTLSYTIDVYREKLTPTKNFIAFSAFVSFFPQLVAGPIERATNLLPQFYTKRKFEYSKAVDGLRQILWGMFKKVVIADNCAEFANEFFNNHTEYGGSGLLLGALFFTFQIYGDFSGYSDIAIGTSRLFGFDLKQNFAFPYFSRDIAEFWRRWHISLSTWFRDYLYIPLGGSKGGTAMKVRNTFIIFIVSGFWHGSNWTFIVWGALNAIYFLPLLLAKKNRSNIGAVAEGRFLPSIKDIINIGSTFLLTVLAWVFFRADSVNHAIEYLIGIFSKSLFSIPEFENRTHAIEVLILIGFLLLIEWLGRESQYGIEKLGLHWNRNIRMAFYLGIVCLIFLFIGKEQEFIYFQF; encoded by the coding sequence ATGCTATTTAATTCAATAGACTTTGCAGTATTCCTACCTGTTGTTTTTATTTTGTATTGGTTTTTTTGCCAAAAGAATCTAAAGCTTCAGAACTTGCTCATCGTAGTGGCAAGTTATGTGTTTTACGGTTGGTGGGATTGGCGCTTTTTGTCGCTTATCATTTTCAGCACCATCGTAGATTACTCCATTGGAGTTGCACTTTCAAAGGGTGGCAGCCATAAAAAGCGTAAACTTCTTTTATGGGTTAGTATCCTCGTAAACCTTGGATTCCTTGGGTTTTTCAAATATTACAACTTCTTTTTAGACAATTTAATTACGGCATTCACATTTTTTGGAACCGAATTACAGGCCAGTTCATTAAAAATTATATTACCAGTTGGAATAAGCTTCTATACATTTCAAACTTTAAGTTATACCATAGATGTGTACAGGGAAAAATTGACTCCTACCAAGAATTTTATAGCATTTTCTGCTTTTGTTAGTTTCTTCCCTCAGTTAGTTGCTGGACCGATTGAACGCGCCACAAACTTATTACCTCAATTTTATACTAAGCGCAAATTTGAATACAGTAAGGCTGTAGACGGATTGCGTCAGATCCTTTGGGGCATGTTCAAAAAGGTGGTTATTGCCGATAACTGTGCCGAATTTGCAAATGAATTTTTTAATAACCACACTGAATATGGCGGAAGCGGGCTATTACTGGGCGCTTTATTCTTTACATTCCAGATTTATGGGGATTTTTCTGGTTATTCGGATATCGCTATCGGAACATCTCGATTATTTGGATTTGACTTAAAACAAAATTTCGCTTTTCCTTATTTTTCGAGGGACATTGCTGAATTTTGGAGACGTTGGCACATATCATTATCGACCTGGTTTAGAGACTACCTCTATATTCCTTTAGGAGGAAGTAAAGGTGGTACAGCCATGAAAGTTCGCAACACGTTTATAATATTTATTGTGAGTGGGTTTTGGCATGGTTCCAATTGGACTTTTATTGTTTGGGGAGCTTTGAATGCCATTTATTTTCTACCGCTATTATTAGCAAAAAAGAACAGATCAAATATTGGGGCTGTCGCAGAAGGCCGATTCTTACCTTCGATAAAGGACATTATAAACATTGGCTCCACTTTTTTGTTGACTGTTCTCGCTTGGGTGTTTTTCAGGGCAGATTCCGTCAATCATGCTATAGAATATTTAATTGGTATTTTCTCGAAAAGCTTATTTTCAATACCAGAGTTCGAAAATAGAACACATGCTATTGAGGTCTTAATACTCATAGGTTTTCTATTGCTGATAGAGTGGCTAGGAAGAGAGTCCCAATATGGTATAGAGAAATTAGGACTACATTGGAATAGAAACATAAGAATGGCTTTTTATTTGGGCATTGTATGTTTAATATTCTTATTTATTGGCAAGGAACAAGAATTCATTTATTTCCAGTTTTAG